The following proteins are co-located in the Triticum aestivum cultivar Chinese Spring chromosome 1A, IWGSC CS RefSeq v2.1, whole genome shotgun sequence genome:
- the LOC123125254 gene encoding transcription repressor OFP8 yields MKAMILRRRGAGGGLRITRKGRGFMCGCGGSKAVSVSDGSDKQSPMATPPTNTSTATTATTMSTVTTTATRRAGNSRAASLISTAAASSSFSPSSTDEADTSVGSTPSVAALLRQLGELERTVRSLQGAGAEGVGDGRRHRRTSSEGGGRRVEESVAVVKESADPLADFRRSMLQMIVEKEIVGGADLRELLHRFLSLNAPHHHHLILRAFAEIWEEVFSGYERTPDFLVSHSHGRKRLPAANSLR; encoded by the coding sequence ATGAAGGCGATGATACTACGCCgccgcggcgccggcggcgggctgCGCATCACGAGGAAGGGCCGCGGCTTCATGTGCGGCTGCGGCGGCTCAAAGGCCGTCTCCGTCTCCGACGGCTCCGACAAGCAGTCCCCCATGGCCACGCCGCCCACCAACACGTCGACCGCCACCACTGCCACCACCATGTCCACGGTCACCACCACGGCGACGAGGAGGGCAGGGAACAGCAGGGCGGCGTCGTTGATCTCCACCGCGGCGGCGTCCTCCTCGTTCTCACCCTCGTCGACGGACGAGGCCGACACCAGCGTGGGGAGCACCCCCAGCGTCGCCGCGCTCCTGCGGCAGCTCGGCGAGCTCGAGCGCACCGTCCGCTCCCTGCAGGGCGCCGGCGCCGAAGGCGTCGGCGACGGGAGGCGGCACAGGCGCACCTCCAGCGAGGGCGGCGGCAGGAGGGTGGAGGAGAGCGTGGCCGTGGTGAAGGAGTCGGCCGACCCGCTGGCCGACTTCCGGCGGTCGATGCTGCAGATGATCGTGGAGAAGGAGATCGTGGGCGGCGCCGACCTGCGGGAGCTCCTCCACCGGTTCCTGTCCCTCAACgcgccgcaccaccaccacctcatCCTCCGGGCCTTCGCCGAGATCTGGGAGGAGGTCTTCTCCGGCTACGAGCGCACCCCGGACTTCCTCGTCTCCCACTCCCACGGCAGGAAAAGGCTCCCCGCAGCGAATTCCCTCCGCTGA